One window of the Lytechinus pictus isolate F3 Inbred chromosome 5, Lp3.0, whole genome shotgun sequence genome contains the following:
- the LOC129261122 gene encoding uncharacterized protein LOC129261122: MSHCDACEKDGGNSFSIQVHSFPEDPQLCKKWIHAVQNVIEGWTPKESSVICSKHFEDSCYKEPDPMLGRIGSMCRALNDDAVPTIFKTSRNAKKIDLGKSHQESQRLKSSERQEQSSMDLQEACDREMDTSKTKQVEELGLSTNPHHRTNGEMDVDVVGPTDDDVQAEKHNTTVQKSYKNQPVVPVMLKRHVEKRNPVFFEGDLNLPLKKVFEQITSIEESRANKVLIDEGRRKGEYRWWSSSSQDFRTKFDTYMHRLERKGSNIPVTFDPMTPSTLSILGDSEETIRLKQNLSVPCLGELFCTESPLCPYCGSVLVNMTRVVRHTCKFKRIAREAFVKSNVPDVVLVKDTKWTKLQKTAFGKPKKKTVIDKLPVTTGLTGLVDVLDIFQENKNRLFDGLSITEKEEPKATVKRRKNYNVWKKLRMKHKANPPPPSPSPSKKGSPVKNEKMRKKKKKKKKKKEKKEGNLTSQSTVLGESIADTRKEEDKNRFTINSIQLIDGSNSDLLFADLQNLGLVMAESGNLGSKSSKDHSDNQTMANDVAPNPVYPVSIMPSSLLLTNMNSASSPENNEPVDSKENVFRDASRMGAFPDQALTIPVKCEKDAVKCPKCDFWCDSEKELEWHQCLDSQCAPPGGLDVGGGGGGGGITLSDGTFIKAEPMDYR; encoded by the exons ATGTCACATTGTGATGCATGTGAGAAAGACGGGGGCAACTCCTTCTCCATCCAAGTCCACAGTTTCCCAGAAGATCCCCAGCTATGCAAGAAATGGATCCATGCAGTGCAGAATGTAATAGAGGGATGGACACCTAAGGAAAGCTCCGTGATCTGCTCCAAACATTTCGAAGACAGTTGCTACAAAGAACCTGACCCAATGTTGGGTAGGATCGGGAGTATGTGCCGAGCACTCAATGATGACGCAGTTCCAACAATCTTTAAGACATCAAGGAACGCAAAGAAAATCGATCTTGGAAAAAGCCACCAGGAAAGCCAGAGATTGAAGTCATCAGAGAGACAAGAACAATCTAGCATGGATTTGCAAGAG GCCTGTGACAGAGAAATGGATACgagtaaaacaaaacaag TGGAGGAACTTGGACTATCTACAAACCCACACCATCGCACAAACGGTGAGATGGATGTGGATGTGGTTGGACCAACAGATGATGACGTACAAGCGGAAAAACATAATACGACAGTTCAGAAGAGCTATAAGAACCAACCTGTGGTGCCTGTGATGCTCAAGAGGCATGTGGAGAAAAGGAATCCAGTTTTCTTTGAAG GTGATCTTAATCTTCCCCTAAAGAAAGTGTTTGAGCAGATCACAAGTATAGAAGAATCGAGAGCTAATAAGGTATTGATAGACGAAGGCAGAAGAAAGGGAGAATATAGATGGTGGTCTAGTTCATCACAAG ATTTCAGAACAAAGTTTGATACTTACATGCATCGGCTTGAGAGGAAAGGAAGCAATATccctgtgacctttgaccctatGACACCATCAACGCTAAGCATTCTGGGTGATAGTGAGGAGACCATCCGATTGAAGCAGAACTTGTCTGTTCCTTGTCTTG GAGAGCTATTCTGCACCGAAAGTCCGCTGTGTCCATATTGTGGTTCTGTATTGGTGAATATGACAAGGGTTGTTAGGCACACGTGCAAGTTCAAGAGAATAGCCAGAGAGGCCTTTGTTAAGAGCAATGTCCCTGACGTTGTCTTAGTTAAGGACACCAAATGGACAAAACTACAGAAGACTGCCTTTGGCAAACCTAAGAAGAAGACAGTGATAGACAAACTGCCAGTGACCACAGGCCTTACAGGACTTGTGG ATGTCTTGGACATATTCCAAGAAAATAAGAACAGATTATTTGATGGGCTTAGCATAACAGAAAAAGAGGAACCAAAGGCCACAGTCAAGAGGAGAAAGAACTATAACGTGTGGAAAAAGTTGCGGATGAAACACAAAGCAAACCCTCCACCTCCGTCTCCGTCGCCGTCGAAGAAAGGATCCCCGGTGAAGAATGagaagatgaggaagaagaagaagaagaaaaagaagaagaaggaaaagaaggaggGAAACTTGACAAGCCAGTCAACTGTCCTGGGGGAATCAATAGCAGATACGAGGAAAGAAGAAGATAAGAATAGATTTACAATAAACTCCATTCAACTCATAGATGGGTCTAATTCTGATCTGCTTTTTGCTGACCTTCAAAATCTTGGCCTTGTGATGGCGGAGTCGGGCAACCTTGGAAGCAAGTCCTCCAAGGATCACTCAGACAACCAAACAATGG CTAATGACGTCGCTCCCAATCCCGTGTACCCGGTAAGCATTATGCCCTCATCTCTGCTTCTGACAAACATGAACTCTGCCAGCAGCCCTGAGAACAACGAGCCTGTGGACTCCAAGGAAAATGTGTTCAGAGATGCTTCGAGGATGGGTGCGTTTCCTGATCAAGCGTTGACAATCCCGGTGAAGTGCGAGAAGGACGCTGTCAAGTGTCCCAAGTGTGACTTTTGGTGTGACAGTGAGAAGGAGCTTGAATGGCATCAGTGCTTGGACTCCCAATGTGCTCCACCGGGAGGGCTTGATGTAGGAGGAggcggcggtggtggtggtatcACGTTAAGTGATGGTACGTTCATAAAGGCGGAGCCCATGGATTACAGGTGA